The following proteins are encoded in a genomic region of Montipora foliosa isolate CH-2021 chromosome 8, ASM3666993v2, whole genome shotgun sequence:
- the LOC137968820 gene encoding prolactin-releasing peptide receptor-like, with amino-acid sequence MVPSQISELNVSSVLSNVTSEETETQPNRLSSQYVLFTTIFFAIVAAVGIPGNSLVLAIVVRLRETRAPCDLLVANICAADLAFCVIAVPLRIIEVYRGWILGEVMCYIIAPLQDVFVAVSAITHTAIAMFKYHAVPTPFHAKMSEKQTKTGIVVTWITCYLATGAPIAVFLSYEGDNVCFV; translated from the coding sequence ATGGTTCCTTCACAAATATCGGAGCTAAATGTGAGTAGTGTTCTATCAAACGTTACTTCAGAGGAAACGGAGACACAACCTAACAGGTTATCTTCACAGTATGTCCTTTTCACAACGATCTTCTTTGCAATCGTCGCAGCCGTTGGTATCCCTGGGAATAGCCTTGTATTGGCAATAGTAGTGCGCCTGCGAGAGACTCGAGCACCATGCGATCTTCTCGTGGCAAATATCTGCGCTGCTGATCTCGCCTTTTGCGTCATTGCTGTACCTCTGAGAATCATCGAAGTATACCGTGGATGGATCCTAGGCGAGGTAATGTGTTATATCATAGCGCCACTGCAGGATGTTTTCGTGGCCGTTTCCGCCATCACACACACCGCTATTGCAATGTTCAAGTATCACGCCGTCCCCACGCCATTCCACGCAAAGATGAGCGAGAAGCAAACGAAAACGGGCATAGTAGTAACCTGGATAACATGTTATCTGGCAACTGGGGCACCGATTGCGGTATTTCTTAGTTATGAAGGTGATAACGTATGCTTTGTCTAG